In a single window of the Flavobacterium ammoniigenes genome:
- a CDS encoding nucleotidyltransferase gives MVREAISEDKKLSKESTETFGQGSYANDTNVRLNSDIDINVRYTGGFYYDLPIEKTKEDFGLTTPSSYSYSEFKDDVETALVNKFGRDQVKRNDKCITIKGTAQRVQTDVVPTWDYRRYSADGSYVLGSKFKADSGTWIVNFPKQHIENGIKKNTNTQRRFKRLTRLHRKLRYKMKDDGVSFNGNITSFLLECLVWNVPNRIMNDYDTWTDRLKQSIIYIHEQTKEESTCKEWGEVSELLYLFHSGRKWSRADVNEYMVQLWKYLEF, from the coding sequence ACAAAAAACTTAGCAAAGAATCTACTGAAACCTTTGGGCAAGGGTCTTATGCAAACGACACAAACGTAAGGCTAAACAGCGATATTGATATTAATGTTAGATACACTGGTGGATTTTACTATGACTTACCAATAGAAAAAACTAAAGAAGATTTCGGACTCACCACTCCCTCAAGTTATTCCTATTCTGAGTTCAAGGACGATGTTGAAACTGCGCTTGTAAATAAGTTTGGTCGTGACCAAGTAAAACGCAATGACAAATGCATAACAATTAAAGGAACCGCACAAAGAGTTCAAACGGACGTAGTTCCAACCTGGGATTATAGGCGTTATTCAGCAGACGGAAGTTATGTTTTGGGGTCAAAGTTTAAAGCAGATAGCGGAACTTGGATTGTGAATTTTCCAAAACAACATATTGAGAATGGAATTAAGAAAAACACAAATACACAGAGAAGATTTAAAAGATTAACTCGACTTCATCGAAAGTTGCGCTACAAAATGAAAGATGATGGAGTTTCTTTTAATGGAAATATCACGTCTTTTCTTCTAGAGTGTTTGGTTTGGAATGTTCCTAATCGAATAATGAATGATTACGATACTTGGACAGACAGATTGAAGCAGTCAATAATTTATATTCACGAACAAACTAAAGAAGAAAGCACCTGCAAAGAATGGGGTGAAGTTTCGGAATTACTTTATTTGTTTCATAGTGGTAGAAAATGGTCAAGAGCAGACGTAAACGAATATATGGTTCAACTTTGGAAATACTTAGAATTTTAG
- a CDS encoding AbiH family protein: MNIVYIIGNGFDMNLKLNTNYKSFYKHYKTIEAKTELIKNLKEDISSGITDWSDLELAFGAYTVKLEDIKQFDEVYEDIVDNLGDYLIAEESKLDTNKVDLPKFIENLGLPEHTLTDEDIQEIRSFKRPWTNVDWKINIITLNYTRVIEKIFEDRTSNRPIGSHHHHQIILKNLQHIHGFTDKRTILGVNDISQIAKKDFHENEEILEALIKTKCNRVQRHNVDRKCEAYISEANLICIFGSSLGDTDNYWWQVIGEQLKRDARIIIFKKGAEIKERFGQKNARTRREVKKVFLDKTNLSEEEKKKFENNIYVGVNTKMFDILV, from the coding sequence ATGAATATAGTATATATTATCGGAAACGGTTTTGATATGAACCTTAAATTGAATACCAATTACAAAAGTTTCTATAAGCATTATAAAACAATTGAAGCAAAAACAGAACTCATAAAGAATCTAAAAGAAGATATTTCAAGTGGAATAACGGATTGGTCAGATTTAGAACTTGCATTTGGAGCATATACTGTAAAGCTAGAAGATATAAAACAATTCGATGAAGTTTATGAAGATATAGTCGATAATTTAGGAGATTATTTGATTGCAGAAGAAAGTAAACTTGACACAAATAAAGTTGATTTACCGAAATTTATTGAAAATCTTGGATTACCAGAGCATACTCTTACCGATGAAGATATTCAAGAAATAAGAAGTTTCAAGCGACCATGGACAAATGTAGATTGGAAAATAAATATCATCACTCTAAACTATACAAGAGTTATTGAAAAAATTTTTGAAGATAGAACTTCAAATAGACCAATTGGTAGTCATCATCATCATCAAATTATTTTGAAAAACCTTCAACATATTCATGGTTTCACAGACAAAAGAACTATTTTAGGGGTCAATGATATCTCTCAAATTGCAAAAAAAGATTTCCATGAAAATGAAGAAATATTAGAAGCTCTAATAAAGACAAAATGTAATCGTGTACAACGTCATAATGTTGATAGAAAATGTGAAGCTTATATTTCTGAAGCAAATCTAATTTGCATTTTTGGTTCTTCTCTTGGCGATACAGATAACTATTGGTGGCAAGTAATCGGAGAACAATTAAAACGTGATGCTAGAATTATCATTTTTAAAAAAGGTGCTGAAATAAAAGAACGGTTCGGGCAGAAAAATGCAAGAACACGTAGAGAAGTTAAAAAAGTATTTCTAGATAAAACTAACTTATCAGAAGAAGAAAAGAAAAAATTTGAAAATAATATCTACGTTGGAGTGAATACTAAAATGTTTGATATATTAGTGTAA